A genomic window from Haladaptatus caseinilyticus includes:
- a CDS encoding N-acetylmuramoyl-L-alanine amidase: MTPSRRQFLKLTGATASTGAILASASPVSAHAKPNMRWVAADSSNYDDGRYGENINWYIVHVAEGSYSGTINWFQNPDADASTHYVIENKDDPEITRMVDESDTAWHAGNWEYNKQSLGIEHPGYTGETTFVDGMYEKSAEIAQWAAETYNFPLRVRRYDVAPCNPSDDGGIIGHDQIPDPNNCSAGGGAGRHGDPGSTWNWGRYEGYLRRFHMGAGQHVVTSSDLNVRDSPNGSAIDTAPDGTAGEILSGPVNDGGYEWYEVDYEGSTQTGWSAADWLLYARFGPSDSVTTTSALSVRTSPDGTKIDTASNGEGGTILDGPVDSGGYRWWKVDYDSAQTGWSAGYWLQ, from the coding sequence ATGACACCATCACGACGGCAGTTTCTCAAACTCACGGGCGCGACAGCAAGTACGGGAGCGATACTGGCGAGTGCGTCGCCCGTTTCTGCGCACGCGAAACCGAATATGCGGTGGGTCGCGGCGGATTCGAGCAACTACGATGACGGTCGGTACGGCGAGAACATAAACTGGTACATCGTCCACGTCGCGGAAGGGAGTTATTCGGGAACGATCAACTGGTTCCAGAATCCCGATGCCGATGCTAGTACCCACTACGTCATCGAAAACAAGGATGACCCCGAAATAACGCGGATGGTGGACGAATCGGATACGGCGTGGCATGCGGGCAACTGGGAGTACAACAAACAGTCGCTCGGCATCGAACATCCGGGCTACACGGGCGAAACGACGTTCGTAGACGGCATGTACGAAAAATCCGCCGAAATCGCACAGTGGGCGGCAGAGACGTACAACTTCCCGCTTCGCGTCCGACGGTACGACGTCGCGCCGTGTAATCCAAGCGATGACGGTGGTATCATCGGGCACGACCAGATCCCTGACCCGAACAACTGTTCGGCGGGCGGTGGAGCGGGTCGCCACGGTGATCCCGGTTCGACGTGGAACTGGGGTCGCTACGAGGGCTACCTCCGACGCTTCCACATGGGTGCTGGCCAGCACGTCGTCACTTCTTCCGATCTCAACGTTCGGGACAGTCCGAACGGCTCCGCCATCGACACTGCACCCGACGGCACGGCAGGTGAAATCCTCAGCGGCCCGGTCAACGACGGCGGTTACGAGTGGTACGAGGTCGATTATGAGGGAAGCACACAAACCGGTTGGTCGGCGGCCGACTGGCTTCTCTACGCGCGGTTCGGCCCGAGTGACAGCGTGACAACTACCTCCGCGCTCTCGGTGCGCACCAGTCCCGATGGGACGAAAATCGATACCGCTTCCAACGGCGAAGGCGGAACCATCCTCGATGGTCCGGTCGATTCCGGTGGCTATCGCTGGTGGAAGGTCGATTACGACAGCGCACAAACCGGTTGGTCGGCTGGTTACTGGCTCCAGTAA
- the purS gene encoding phosphoribosylformylglycinamidine synthase subunit PurS, which produces MTGYTATVTVRLKQGVLDPEAETTRQALERLSFELESLRSADQFEIDLDAESVTDAEERAGEMAERLLANPTIHDYTVAVEER; this is translated from the coding sequence ATGACTGGCTACACCGCGACGGTGACGGTTCGGCTGAAGCAGGGTGTCCTCGACCCTGAAGCGGAAACTACCCGACAAGCACTAGAACGACTCAGCTTCGAACTGGAGTCGCTCCGTTCGGCGGACCAGTTCGAAATCGACCTCGATGCCGAATCCGTCACTGACGCCGAAGAGCGCGCCGGAGAGATGGCGGAGCGTCTGCTCGCCAATCCGACGATTCACGACTATACGGTGGCCGTCGAGGAACGATGA
- the carB gene encoding carbamoyl-phosphate synthase large subunit, translating to MTEDTEDRTILLIGSGPIQIGQAAEFDYSGAQACRALQEEGARVVLVNSNPATIMTDPEMADEVYIEPITTDAIAEIIRKERPDGVIAGLGGQTGLNVTAELSEEGVLDEYDVDIMGTPLDTIYATEDRDLFRARMEQLDQPVPRSTTITLEDDESVGDVDADALGERVEEAVESVGGLPVISRTTYTLGGSGSGVVGEMNELKERVRKGLRLSRNNEVLITESIAGWVELEYEVMRDADDSCIIICNMENLDPMGIHTGESTVVTPSQVIPDDGHQEMRNAALEVIRDLGIQGGCNIQFAWRDDGTPGGEYRVVEVNPRVSRSSALASKATGYPIARVTAKVALGKRLHEIENEITGQTTAAFEPAIDYVVTKVPRWPKDKFDDVDFELGTAMKSTGEAMAIGRTFEESLLKALRSSEYEPDVEWSEVGDDELETDYLEAPTPDRPYAMFEAFERGYTAEQVAELTGIEGWYVERYERIAEAAEGAEDGNFDRAAEKGFTNQEVASMAGADVGVVETSAPDRSFKQVDTCAGEFAASTPYYYSARSALETNFSGRDELQVDTDVESVVVVGGGPIRIGQGVEFDYCSVHAVRALREMGIEAHVVNNNPETVSTDYDTSDGLFFEPITAEEVADVIEATNADGVMVQFGGQTSVDIGHPLETEIERRGLDCTILGTTVDAMDLAEDRDRFNRLMDDLGIAQPTGGSATSEEEALDLAHEIGYPVLVRPSYVLGGRAMDVVYNDDELEEYIEEAVRVSPDKPILVDEFLANAVELDVDAVSDGEDIVIGGIMEHVESAGVHSGDSACMIPPRSLDDETLGRVREVTEDIARALDTVGLMNVQLAVQDDEVYVLEANPRSSRTVPFVSKATGVPIAKLAAKVMAGETLSELDATEQIPEQTSVKEVVLPFDRLSGSDPRLGPEMKSTGEVMGTADSFGKAYEKAQAAAYNALPEEGTAAVELDVAGFGDYYDLAEFENTADAIRAGKIDLLVTDDREALEMAVEEDVPYFTTVAGAKAAVEALDARDEPLCVQSVGDRPKRAEKWG from the coding sequence ATGACCGAGGACACCGAAGACAGAACGATCTTGCTCATCGGAAGCGGACCCATCCAAATCGGACAGGCCGCGGAGTTCGACTACTCCGGCGCACAGGCCTGCCGCGCGCTACAGGAAGAGGGAGCACGGGTCGTTCTCGTCAACTCCAATCCGGCGACCATCATGACCGACCCGGAGATGGCCGACGAGGTATACATCGAACCCATCACCACGGACGCCATCGCGGAAATCATCCGAAAGGAACGTCCCGACGGAGTCATCGCCGGGCTCGGGGGACAGACGGGACTGAACGTTACCGCGGAGTTGAGCGAGGAGGGTGTACTGGACGAGTACGACGTCGATATCATGGGAACGCCGCTCGACACCATCTACGCCACCGAGGACCGTGATCTGTTCCGCGCGCGCATGGAACAGTTGGACCAACCGGTTCCGCGCTCGACGACCATCACGCTCGAAGACGACGAATCCGTCGGTGACGTGGATGCGGACGCACTCGGCGAACGGGTCGAGGAAGCAGTCGAATCGGTCGGCGGCCTGCCCGTCATCTCACGCACGACCTACACCCTCGGCGGGTCGGGGTCGGGCGTCGTCGGCGAGATGAACGAACTGAAGGAGCGAGTCCGCAAGGGACTGCGACTCTCGCGCAACAACGAGGTGCTCATCACCGAATCGATCGCCGGCTGGGTCGAACTGGAGTACGAAGTGATGCGCGACGCCGACGATTCGTGTATCATCATCTGTAACATGGAGAACTTGGACCCGATGGGTATCCACACGGGGGAGTCCACGGTCGTCACGCCTTCGCAGGTCATCCCCGACGACGGCCATCAAGAGATGCGCAACGCGGCCCTCGAAGTCATCCGCGACTTGGGGATTCAGGGCGGCTGTAACATCCAGTTCGCGTGGCGTGACGACGGCACCCCCGGCGGGGAGTACCGCGTCGTAGAAGTGAATCCCCGAGTCTCTCGCTCCTCGGCACTCGCGTCGAAGGCAACCGGCTATCCCATCGCCCGCGTCACCGCGAAGGTCGCACTCGGCAAACGCCTCCACGAAATCGAGAACGAAATCACCGGCCAGACGACGGCGGCGTTCGAACCCGCAATCGACTACGTCGTGACGAAGGTGCCGCGCTGGCCCAAGGACAAGTTCGACGACGTGGATTTCGAACTCGGCACCGCGATGAAATCGACCGGCGAGGCGATGGCGATCGGCAGAACGTTCGAGGAAAGCCTGCTGAAAGCCCTCCGCAGTTCGGAGTACGAACCCGACGTGGAGTGGAGCGAAGTCGGCGACGACGAACTCGAAACTGACTACCTCGAAGCGCCGACACCTGACCGCCCCTACGCCATGTTCGAGGCGTTCGAGCGCGGCTACACCGCCGAACAGGTCGCGGAACTCACCGGAATCGAAGGGTGGTACGTCGAACGGTACGAACGCATCGCGGAGGCGGCCGAGGGCGCCGAAGACGGGAACTTCGACCGTGCCGCGGAGAAAGGGTTCACGAATCAGGAGGTCGCCTCGATGGCCGGTGCGGACGTTGGAGTCGTCGAAACGTCGGCCCCTGACCGCTCGTTCAAACAGGTAGACACCTGCGCTGGCGAGTTCGCTGCATCGACACCGTACTACTACTCGGCCCGCTCGGCCCTTGAGACAAACTTCTCGGGTCGTGACGAACTCCAAGTCGACACCGACGTCGAGAGCGTCGTCGTGGTCGGCGGCGGTCCGATTCGCATCGGCCAAGGTGTCGAGTTCGACTACTGCTCGGTGCACGCCGTGCGCGCCCTGCGCGAGATGGGTATCGAAGCGCACGTCGTGAACAACAACCCCGAGACGGTTTCGACCGATTACGATACCTCCGACGGACTGTTCTTCGAACCGATCACTGCCGAGGAAGTCGCCGACGTTATCGAGGCGACGAACGCCGACGGCGTGATGGTACAGTTCGGCGGTCAGACCTCGGTCGATATCGGTCACCCGCTCGAGACGGAAATCGAACGCAGGGGACTGGACTGTACGATTCTGGGAACAACGGTTGACGCGATGGACCTCGCGGAGGACCGCGACCGCTTCAACCGCCTGATGGACGACTTGGGTATCGCTCAGCCGACCGGCGGAAGTGCGACGAGCGAGGAAGAAGCGCTCGACCTCGCACACGAAATCGGCTATCCCGTCCTCGTGCGTCCCTCTTATGTCCTGGGCGGTCGCGCGATGGACGTCGTGTACAACGATGACGAACTCGAAGAGTACATCGAGGAGGCGGTTCGCGTCTCGCCGGACAAGCCGATTCTCGTGGACGAGTTCCTCGCAAACGCGGTCGAACTGGACGTTGACGCCGTGAGCGACGGCGAAGATATCGTCATCGGCGGAATCATGGAACACGTCGAAAGCGCCGGGGTTCATTCGGGCGACTCGGCCTGTATGATTCCGCCTCGTTCGCTGGACGACGAGACGCTGGGTCGCGTACGCGAAGTTACCGAAGACATCGCTCGCGCCCTCGACACGGTCGGTCTGATGAACGTCCAACTGGCGGTGCAAGACGACGAAGTGTACGTCCTCGAAGCCAACCCGCGCTCCTCGCGTACCGTTCCGTTCGTCTCGAAAGCGACTGGCGTTCCGATCGCCAAACTCGCCGCGAAGGTGATGGCCGGCGAGACGCTGTCCGAACTCGATGCGACGGAGCAGATCCCCGAACAGACGAGCGTCAAGGAGGTCGTGCTCCCGTTCGACCGCCTTTCCGGGTCCGACCCCCGCCTCGGCCCGGAGATGAAATCCACCGGAGAAGTGATGGGAACCGCCGATTCGTTCGGCAAAGCCTACGAGAAGGCACAGGCCGCCGCGTACAACGCCCTGCCCGAGGAGGGCACCGCAGCCGTGGAACTCGACGTGGCTGGCTTCGGCGACTACTACGACCTCGCCGAGTTCGAGAACACCGCGGATGCGATTCGTGCCGGGAAAATCGACCTCCTCGTGACCGACGACCGCGAGGCGCTCGAGATGGCCGTCGAAGAGGACGTTCCGTACTTCACGACCGTCGCAGGTGCGAAGGCCGCTGTCGAAGCGCTCGATGCGCGCGATGAACCGCTGTGCGTGCAGTCCGTCGGCGACAGGCCAAAGCGTGCTGAGAAATGGGGATGA
- a CDS encoding formyltetrahydrofolate deformylase: protein MNSRELTEITVVGNDDTGLVARVTTLLFERGINIEDVDQAVRDGIFRMTMHVETSDMTVDEHRLRRDLADLGDDLDVDVRVRFPSERDTRQVAVLVTKESHCLQRLLAARGDLDAEIGVIIGNHDDLEPVAKRHGIPFHNVGDEKGVHDEDHLLSLLDDYDIDLLVLARFMRILSPEVVFRYEGRIINIHPSLLPAFPGAKAYRQAKEAGVRVAGVTAHYVTTDLDQGPIVTQRVFNVPDDTTVPEMRERGQPLEADALLEAVRLHLNDDVSVRRGRTELTDTDEEYRLGMPSKLGEVTPDSPIDGSVIDEATGESIGESDD from the coding sequence ATGAACTCCCGTGAGCTAACCGAAATCACGGTCGTCGGAAACGATGACACCGGACTCGTCGCCCGTGTCACGACCCTCCTCTTCGAGCGGGGAATCAATATCGAGGACGTCGATCAAGCGGTTCGTGACGGTATCTTCCGGATGACGATGCACGTCGAAACGAGCGATATGACGGTGGACGAACACCGGCTCCGCCGCGACTTGGCTGACCTCGGCGACGATTTGGATGTGGACGTCCGGGTGCGGTTTCCGTCTGAACGAGACACGCGACAGGTCGCCGTCCTCGTTACGAAAGAATCGCACTGTTTGCAGCGATTGCTCGCTGCACGAGGCGACCTCGATGCCGAAATCGGCGTCATCATCGGTAACCACGACGACCTCGAACCGGTCGCTAAACGACACGGTATCCCCTTCCACAACGTTGGTGACGAGAAGGGCGTCCACGACGAGGATCATCTCCTTTCCCTACTGGACGATTACGATATCGACCTCCTCGTGCTCGCACGGTTCATGCGGATTCTCAGTCCGGAAGTGGTCTTTCGATACGAGGGTCGCATCATCAACATCCATCCCAGCCTCCTCCCGGCGTTCCCCGGCGCGAAAGCCTACCGACAGGCGAAGGAAGCGGGCGTTCGCGTCGCTGGTGTCACCGCCCACTACGTGACGACCGATCTGGACCAAGGGCCGATCGTCACCCAGCGCGTGTTCAACGTCCCCGACGACACGACTGTGCCGGAGATGCGCGAACGTGGTCAGCCCCTCGAAGCGGACGCACTGCTCGAAGCGGTGCGCTTGCATCTCAACGACGACGTATCGGTTCGGCGCGGCCGCACGGAACTCACGGACACCGACGAGGAGTACCGCCTCGGCATGCCGTCGAAACTGGGCGAGGTGACCCCCGACAGCCCCATCGATGGGAGTGTTATCGATGAGGCAACCGGCGAATCGATCGGCGAATCGGACGACTAA
- a CDS encoding PHP-associated domain-containing protein has product MFAIDLHAHTRFFHGHERAAELFDPLGVRLLTLAARYRELDGVALTNHDYYRPFGGLPVETIPGIEISTTKGHVLVVGPDPPTSTEPGTLTPHEVVEMAHERGCAAIVAHPYRNSTVREVGADFDAIEVNGKHPRTEEWVRTLAERNGLPLVGGSDAHYPVEVGRAYTRVDADVLTPGNVVEAIRDGRVEPAVRRGTFDQGVRRLYRRIHEGKDNLHRPKEESPGVGEPPQPED; this is encoded by the coding sequence GTGTTCGCCATCGACCTTCACGCCCATACGCGGTTCTTCCACGGCCACGAGCGGGCCGCGGAACTGTTCGACCCACTCGGTGTCAGACTCCTCACGCTGGCCGCACGCTACCGCGAACTGGATGGAGTCGCGCTGACGAACCACGACTACTATCGTCCGTTCGGCGGTCTTCCGGTCGAGACGATTCCGGGGATAGAGATTTCGACGACGAAGGGCCACGTGCTGGTCGTTGGCCCCGACCCCCCGACCAGCACCGAACCGGGAACGCTGACGCCCCACGAGGTAGTCGAGATGGCCCACGAACGCGGATGTGCGGCCATCGTTGCTCATCCCTACCGGAATAGCACGGTACGCGAAGTCGGTGCGGATTTCGACGCGATCGAAGTAAACGGCAAACACCCACGAACGGAGGAGTGGGTACGAACCCTTGCGGAACGCAACGGCCTCCCGCTGGTCGGCGGCAGTGACGCTCACTATCCTGTCGAGGTCGGTCGCGCATACACGCGTGTGGATGCTGACGTGCTCACCCCCGGAAACGTCGTGGAGGCGATTCGAGACGGCCGCGTCGAACCCGCGGTCCGACGCGGAACGTTCGACCAGGGTGTTCGACGCCTGTATCGAAGGATCCACGAGGGGAAGGACAACCTTCATCGCCCGAAGGAGGAATCGCCGGGCGTAGGGGAACCGCCGCAGCCCGAGGATTGA
- a CDS encoding class I SAM-dependent methyltransferase, which produces MSPDRNDVRRTEVRRAYDEIADDYLAERAQSGDDTVLLGEFCDRLPENARVLDAGCGAGRPIARRLAAEYDLVGIDFSREQVMRARENVPAGRFCQSDMTQLGLSTEAFDGVCAYYSVIHVPIDEHPDVIREFHRVLRPGGYLLLTVGSSAWEGSNDDWLGTGVEMHWSTLAPEGSTTIVEDAGFEVRWRRTVNDSMGDTTDFVLARKSG; this is translated from the coding sequence ATGTCCCCCGATAGAAACGACGTTCGCCGCACCGAGGTCCGCCGGGCGTACGACGAAATCGCGGACGACTATCTCGCAGAGAGAGCGCAAAGTGGCGACGATACGGTGCTGCTGGGCGAGTTTTGTGATCGTCTCCCGGAAAACGCCCGCGTGCTCGATGCCGGTTGCGGCGCGGGGCGGCCAATCGCTCGGCGATTGGCCGCCGAATACGACCTCGTCGGAATCGATTTCTCTCGCGAACAGGTGATGCGCGCACGCGAAAACGTCCCTGCCGGACGGTTCTGTCAGTCCGACATGACGCAGTTGGGTCTTTCAACCGAGGCATTCGACGGCGTCTGTGCGTATTATTCGGTCATCCACGTCCCGATCGATGAACATCCCGATGTGATACGGGAGTTCCATCGTGTCCTCAGACCCGGAGGATACCTCCTTCTCACGGTCGGTTCGTCGGCGTGGGAAGGGTCGAACGACGATTGGCTCGGAACCGGCGTCGAGATGCACTGGAGCACTCTCGCGCCCGAGGGAAGTACGACCATTGTCGAAGATGCTGGATTCGAAGTCCGCTGGCGGCGGACTGTCAACGATTCGATGGGCGATACGACCGATTTCGTTCTCGCTCGAAAAAGTGGGTGA
- a CDS encoding Lrp/AsnC family transcriptional regulator: MDALDRQILNLLRRDARTPYTEIAEEVGTSEGTVRNRVERMTEEDVIERFTVATRTGNVKAMIEIGVDVAVDTTEMSDQLAEWEQVDFVWQVSGEDDIVLVVDAADTQGVNQLITRARELEEVVSTKTRLILDERLG, from the coding sequence ATGGACGCACTCGATCGACAGATTCTGAATCTCCTCCGACGAGACGCCCGAACACCGTACACGGAGATAGCCGAGGAGGTCGGAACCTCGGAAGGAACGGTTCGAAATCGAGTCGAACGAATGACCGAGGAGGACGTTATCGAGCGGTTTACCGTCGCAACTCGAACAGGGAACGTGAAGGCGATGATAGAAATCGGGGTAGACGTGGCCGTCGATACCACCGAGATGTCCGACCAACTCGCGGAGTGGGAACAGGTGGACTTCGTCTGGCAAGTCAGCGGCGAAGACGACATCGTCCTGGTCGTGGACGCCGCCGACACACAGGGCGTGAATCAACTCATCACCCGTGCACGTGAGTTGGAAGAAGTCGTGAGCACGAAGACTCGACTCATCTTGGACGAACGACTCGGGTGA
- the carA gene encoding glutamine-hydrolyzing carbamoyl-phosphate synthase small subunit, whose amino-acid sequence MPGAYVALEGGHVVEARGRAPGTACGELVFTTAYTGYEESLTDPSYEEQVLTFSYPLIGNYGVREERFESDRVHPRAVVARELTDDVAEWLEAEGVPAVDHLDTRDLVGGIREQGAMKCGIAVGENATPEDALAELERCPGMSDHQDIGSQVSVHEREIHLGEDTDDEKTVALIDCGAKGSIIDALVERGADVHVLPHDATTDDVESVDPDVLFVSNGPGDPANFEAAQELVENYVGELPLAGICLGQQIIARALGGTTEKMDFGHRGVNQPVRDLESGQVVMTTQNHGYTVADPGDLDVTQINVNDDTPEGLESDELSVITRQYHPEANPGPHDTFDFFDDVLSMAPRKRIVAAD is encoded by the coding sequence ATGCCGGGTGCCTATGTTGCGCTGGAGGGTGGCCATGTGGTGGAAGCCCGTGGTCGCGCTCCGGGAACGGCTTGCGGGGAACTGGTTTTCACAACAGCATACACTGGATACGAAGAGAGCCTCACGGACCCATCCTACGAGGAACAGGTCCTGACGTTCTCGTATCCGCTCATCGGGAACTACGGTGTCCGAGAGGAACGCTTCGAAAGCGACCGAGTCCATCCGCGCGCCGTCGTCGCGCGTGAACTGACCGACGACGTCGCGGAGTGGCTTGAAGCCGAGGGCGTTCCAGCGGTCGACCACCTCGATACGCGCGACCTCGTCGGCGGGATTCGGGAACAGGGCGCGATGAAGTGCGGTATCGCGGTCGGCGAGAACGCCACGCCCGAAGACGCGCTCGCGGAACTCGAACGCTGCCCGGGGATGAGCGACCACCAAGACATCGGTTCGCAGGTCAGCGTCCACGAACGGGAGATTCACCTCGGCGAAGACACCGACGACGAGAAGACGGTCGCACTCATCGACTGCGGTGCGAAGGGAAGCATCATCGACGCGCTCGTCGAACGCGGCGCGGACGTTCACGTGCTCCCTCACGACGCGACTACCGATGATGTCGAGAGCGTCGACCCCGACGTGTTGTTCGTCTCGAACGGCCCGGGCGACCCTGCGAACTTCGAAGCGGCGCAGGAACTGGTCGAAAACTACGTCGGTGAACTCCCGCTCGCGGGTATCTGTCTCGGTCAGCAGATTATCGCCCGTGCGCTCGGTGGGACGACGGAGAAGATGGACTTCGGCCACCGCGGCGTCAACCAGCCAGTTCGTGACCTCGAATCGGGTCAAGTCGTCATGACCACGCAGAATCACGGCTACACCGTCGCCGACCCCGGGGACCTCGACGTAACGCAAATCAACGTCAACGACGACACCCCGGAAGGGTTGGAAAGCGACGAACTGTCGGTTATCACTCGTCAGTATCACCCCGAAGCCAACCCTGGCCCCCACGATACTTTCGACTTCTTCGACGATGTGCTTTCGATGGCACCCCGAAAGCGGATCGTCGCTGCCGACTGA
- a CDS encoding diacylglycerol/lipid kinase family protein — protein MDADEAGTEGDLAATDDIEYERVVVLNPVSGDAEHAEEVRELAAERDFTILETREEGDAVEFAEQAAENGASMVAAAGGDGTLNEVVRGLVSADALDSVTFGVIPAGTGNNFAGNIGITGIEHAFDVLERGERRRIDLGTANDREFINSCVGGLTADASVETDSEQKERLGVLAYVVNTLQLMADFDGVPLTVTTSSDGEISWSGDAVFVLVGNGRRFPAKGRTQANMEDGLLNVTIIEEMPAPNLVGEALLQRLFGTESENVTHLRAPTVDIEIARDDPVQFSLDGEIGEWNELTLGVMPRALELPVGSKYEPVPNDE, from the coding sequence ATGGATGCCGACGAGGCTGGAACAGAGGGCGACCTCGCGGCGACGGACGATATCGAGTACGAGCGCGTCGTCGTATTGAACCCCGTTAGCGGGGACGCAGAACACGCCGAAGAGGTCCGTGAACTCGCTGCGGAACGCGATTTTACGATCCTCGAAACCCGCGAAGAAGGGGATGCCGTCGAATTCGCGGAGCAAGCCGCGGAGAACGGCGCATCGATGGTGGCCGCGGCGGGTGGCGACGGAACCCTGAACGAGGTCGTCCGCGGTCTCGTTTCGGCGGATGCACTCGATTCGGTGACGTTCGGCGTCATCCCGGCGGGAACCGGGAACAATTTCGCCGGGAATATCGGCATCACCGGCATCGAACACGCCTTCGACGTGCTCGAACGCGGCGAGCGGCGACGAATCGACCTCGGGACCGCGAACGATCGGGAGTTCATCAACTCCTGCGTCGGCGGCCTCACCGCGGACGCGAGCGTCGAAACCGACTCCGAGCAAAAAGAGCGCCTCGGCGTGCTCGCCTACGTCGTGAACACGTTGCAGTTGATGGCCGATTTCGACGGCGTTCCGTTGACCGTTACCACATCGAGCGACGGCGAGATATCGTGGTCGGGTGATGCCGTCTTCGTCCTCGTCGGAAACGGTCGACGATTCCCCGCGAAGGGGCGAACGCAAGCGAACATGGAGGACGGCCTGCTCAACGTCACGATCATCGAGGAGATGCCCGCCCCGAACCTCGTCGGAGAAGCCCTCCTTCAGCGACTGTTCGGCACGGAGTCCGAGAACGTGACACACCTACGAGCGCCGACGGTGGATATCGAGATCGCCCGGGACGACCCCGTGCAGTTCAGCCTAGACGGCGAGATAGGGGAGTGGAACGAACTGACCCTCGGCGTGATGCCACGCGCGCTGGAGCTCCCCGTCGGCTCGAAGTACGAGCCAGTCCCCAACGACGAGTGA
- a CDS encoding FxsA family protein: MWKRLLALLLLIPLLDGLFLVFVAGNIGWQLTVALVVLTALLGMLLVRAEGRHTIRKIQSDIQRGDIPTDRIIDGGFLLIAGAFLLTPGLITDTLGFLLAFPVTRAMFRTVAKKWVITPYIDKQTGGFASGNIYTFGFPNPGNSGGASSSSSSGGNGGDTYRMDSDTYDIDFEEDSDSKRNP, translated from the coding sequence ATGTGGAAACGGTTGCTGGCGCTGCTGCTGTTGATTCCGTTACTGGACGGGTTGTTCCTCGTCTTCGTCGCTGGGAATATCGGATGGCAACTCACCGTGGCGCTCGTCGTGCTGACCGCCCTTCTCGGAATGTTACTCGTGCGCGCGGAGGGGAGACACACCATCAGGAAGATTCAGTCCGATATCCAACGCGGTGACATTCCCACCGATCGCATCATCGATGGTGGATTCTTGCTCATCGCAGGTGCGTTCCTCCTGACGCCCGGACTGATTACGGATACCCTCGGATTCCTGCTCGCGTTCCCCGTGACGCGGGCGATGTTCCGAACGGTCGCGAAGAAGTGGGTCATCACGCCCTACATCGACAAGCAGACCGGCGGGTTCGCCTCGGGTAACATCTACACGTTCGGGTTCCCGAACCCCGGAAACTCCGGCGGAGCGAGCAGTTCGAGTAGTTCCGGCGGAAACGGTGGTGACACGTATCGGATGGATTCGGACACCTACGACATCGACTTCGAGGAGGATTCCGATTCGAAAAGAAACCCTTAA
- a CDS encoding SDR family oxidoreductase, translated as MSSERQRVLIAGASGRTGREILTRLRNADLTIRAMTRSPDEEHKLSNQGADEVIVGDLLDPADASQAVTDCDVVLCAVGSKPGPSVIIGGRLVDGAGVENLVHAGVAADIDHFVFESAIGVGDSREGMPAPFRALLWNNLNAKNHAEAVLRTSQLSYTIIRPGRLTNAPATEDVLIGEGGETVSGAIPRADVARLMVAAPFTPEAKNRTFEVVSRDGLRGTARGVVELNWQIPGENTIEIGE; from the coding sequence ATGAGTTCTGAGAGACAACGAGTGTTGATCGCGGGTGCCAGTGGGAGGACGGGCCGGGAAATACTGACACGGCTTCGGAACGCCGACCTCACCATCAGGGCGATGACGCGGTCGCCGGACGAAGAGCACAAGCTCTCGAATCAGGGTGCAGACGAGGTTATCGTCGGAGATCTCCTCGACCCGGCAGACGCCTCACAAGCCGTCACCGACTGCGACGTAGTTCTCTGTGCGGTCGGTTCGAAGCCAGGTCCCAGCGTCATTATCGGCGGACGGCTCGTGGACGGGGCGGGCGTCGAAAACCTCGTTCATGCGGGAGTTGCGGCCGATATCGACCACTTCGTTTTCGAGAGTGCGATCGGGGTCGGCGACTCCCGCGAAGGGATGCCAGCACCGTTTCGGGCGCTGCTTTGGAACAACCTGAACGCGAAAAATCACGCCGAAGCAGTGCTTCGTACGTCCCAACTCTCCTACACTATCATCCGGCCGGGGAGATTGACGAACGCCCCTGCGACCGAGGACGTGCTGATCGGCGAAGGTGGTGAAACCGTTTCCGGCGCGATTCCACGCGCCGACGTTGCTCGGCTGATGGTGGCCGCGCCGTTTACCCCCGAGGCCAAAAACCGAACGTTCGAAGTCGTCAGTCGGGATGGATTGCGCGGGACCGCCCGGGGAGTAGTCGAGCTGAATTGGCAAATTCCGGGCGAGAACACGATAGAAATCGGAGAATAG